Part of the Luteolibacter rhizosphaerae genome, AGAAGGAAATGTGGAGGAAGTTTCGAATGATCGTGATCGGTGCCCTGATCCTCGCAGGCTCTCTGGCGCTATGGGCACACTTCGCCCGTAAGAAAGCGGACAAGGAAGCCGCCATCGCGGAGGCCAAGGAGATCGAGGAGCTGAATAAGCGCTACCCGGTCAAAGGCAGGATCATCAAGGAGCCGGTCGCGCCTCTCCCGCCGCCCGCGAGCGGCCCGGCGGAAGCGCAGGAGCGCCCTCGGATCCAGATCCGCAAGGCGGAGGAATGAGATTCAGCGCTCTTCCGTTGGCAGCGGGACCGGCAGGTCGCGCCGGAAGCGGCCGGTGAGCGAGAGTCCGAAGGCGAAGAGCCCCATCACGAGCATGGCTCCGCCCAAGACGAACATCGCGGTGATGGAACTGCCGGTCTTGTCGGTGATCACGCCGACGATTTTCGGCCCGACGTAGCCGCCGAGGTTGCCGATGGAGTTGATCAGGGCGATGCCTCCTGCTGCGGCAGTTCCGCTGAGCGCGGAAGCTCCCAGTGCCCAGAAGGGCCCCAAGGTGGACTTTTGTCCTGCGAAGGCCAGCGTGAGGGCGGCAATCGCCAGGAAGGGATTGTCCAGGACGGCCGCCGCCGTGAATCCGATCGCCGAGCAGAATGCGGCAATGCCGATGTAGGACGTGCGCTCGCCTTTCCGGTCGGAATTCCGTCCCACTACGACCATCGCGATGCCGGCGGCGATGTAAGGGATCATGTTGATCACGCCGACCAGCGAATCACTGCGGTCCGAGAGCTTCTTCACGATGGAAGGCAGCCAGAATTCGAAGCCGTATCCGGCCACGTTGATCAGGAAATAGATGAAGGTGAGCTGCCAAACCTGCGGGGAGGTGAAGGCATCGCGGAGCCGGGTTTTCCGGCCTCCTGCCGCGACTTTCGCTTCGTCTTCCAAGGTCTGCAGCAGCCACTGCTTCTCCCGCGCGGGAAGCCAGCGCGCTTCAGACGGTCCATTGGGCAGACACAGCAGCACGACCAAGCCGAGCAGCACTGCCGGAATGGCTTCGATCAGGAACAACCACTTCCAGCCCGGCCAATTCATGATCCCGTCCATCTCAAGCAAGGCACTGGAGATGGGCGAGCCGACCACGCCTGCCGCCACTCCCCCGAGCGCGAACAGGGCCATCGTCTTGGCGCGTTCCTTCGCCGGGAACCAGTAGGTCAGATAGAGGATGATCCCGGGGAAGAAGCCGGCCTCCGCGGCTCCCAGAAGGAAGCGCAGCAGGTAGAAGCTGGTAGTGCCCTTCACGAAGATGAAGCACATCGAGACCAGCCCCCACACGATCATGATCCGCGCGATCCAAACCCGCGCCCCGAAACGTTGGAGTGCGAGATTGCTTGGCACTTCGAAAAGGAAGTAGCCGATGAAGAACAGTCCCGCGCCGGTGCCGAAGACCGTTCCCAATACAGCCGGGTCGATCCCGAGCGGCTCCCGCAGGTGATCCTTCGCGAAGCCGACGTTGATCCGGTCGATGTAGGCGACGATGTAGCAGATGAAAAGGAGGGGAACGAGGCGGAGCGTGATCTTGCGGAGCACGGCGCGCTGTTCCTGCTCGCCGAGGATCTCGCGGGCAATGGGGTTTTCCATGGGTTAGCCGGGACTGTCCCGGTCCCCTCATACGGCGGCAAGGTCGAATCCTGTTCGTGCCAAATGAGGCAAGTTGCAACGGGATCAATGCATGCCGAATGCACGATGCGTTAATCAAATAACATAGGTTCAGCAATAACCTGCTGGAGCTGAATGATAAACGTTGGGGGCACGGGAGGTGCATCGATAGAGGCGGACCAAGGAAAAATCCCCCTCCGCAATGAAGCGGTTGGAATCTCCCGAAAGCCATGATCACAAACCTTGAACAGCTCTACTTCGATCAGTTGCGCGATCTCTATAGCGCGGAATCACAACTGGTTGCGGCTTTACCGGACCTGACCAACAGCGTCACCGACCCCGAGCTGAAAAAATCTTTCCAGAAGCATATGGGCGAAACCCGGATGCATCGGGCGCGCCTCCAAGATATCTTCTGCCGTCATGGTCTCAATCCCGGCGGGGAAGAATGCGAGGCAGTGCGCGGCCTGATCCGTGAGGCCCGTAAGCATGCAGGGCGTACGCGTTCCGGCAGCGTCCGCGATGCCGTGTTGATCGCGGCGACGAACCGCATCGAACACTATGAGATCGCGGGATATGGCACTGCCCGCGCCTTCGCGGAGTGCCTCGGCTACACGGAGGATGCCGACATCCTCGGCACGACTTTGGAGGAGGAAAGCGACGCGGACGAAGCTTTCACGCGGATCGCCACCGGAGGGCTTTTCAGCCGCGGGCTGAACGAGATCGCCGCGGGCGTCTGATCACCGGATTTCCAGCTGGATAACGAGTGCGCACATGGCGGGCCGGGACTGTCCGGGGGGACGGTCCCGGCCTTGCCGATTCCTTACTCCTCGCGGGCGAAGATACTTTACGGGGCGAAAGGAATTCGTAGGTTCGGGGCCGATTTCCGAATCATGGAGGAAAGTGCGGGACGGATCGACACGCTGCAGGCCATTGAACTGGCGGAAGGCGTGGAAGTTCGTCTCCGGATTGCGGGACCGCTGCTACGCGGGATGGCTTTGGCGATTGATGTGGCCATCGAGATCGGGGTTCTGATTGCGGCGGGTATTATCTTGGGCATGGCCGGAATCGCCGTCGGCGGGAACGTCGCCCTCGGCGCGATGCAACTCGTGTGGTTCTTCGTTTCCTGGTGGTTCCCGGTTTTCTTCGAGGCCAGCCGCCGTGGGGCCACCCCGGGCAAGCGCGCGATGGGCTTGCGGGTGGTGCAGACCTCCGGCGCTCCGATCACCTTCGGCCAGTCCGTGTTGAGAAATTTCCTCCGGACGGCGGATAGCATGCCTTTCCTCGGTGCCGGGTTTATTGGCTTTCCCACGCTGGGTTTCGGCTTGGCCACTTGTCTTGCCACGCGTCGTTTCCAGCGGCTCGGGGATTTGGCGGCGGGGACCGTGGTCATCTATGACCGGGTGCTTCCCGAGCCAGCGCTTCCCTCGCCCCCTCCCATGGAAGCCGCGAGGCCCGCGGTGGCCCTGCGTCCCGAAGAAGTCCGCGCGGTCGTGGCCTTCCGGGAGCGCGCGGGACTGTGGTCGGAGGGGCGCCGCGCCGAGATCGCGGATCACGCGACCGAACTTACCGGAAGCAAAGGGAACCTTGGTGTTTCCCGCATGATGGCAATCGCACACTGGCTACAGGAGAAACGATGAGCCCGGGATCCTTTGAAGAACGCCGCGCTGCGGATTGGGTGGAGCTGGATCGCCAGATCACTGCTGTGGAGAAGGGCAAGCCGGAGGCCGGCGTGGACGAACTACCGCGCCGCTTCCGCGAAGCTTGTGCCGATCTCGCCTTGGCTCGCCACCGGATGTATCCGGCGCAGCTCATCGAGCGACTCAACACGCTGGTCATCCGCGGTTACAAGCTGCTTTACCGCAGCCGCAAGCGCGGGTGGGAAGCGGCGCTCCGCTTCGCCGTCTCGGGCTTCCCCCAGGCTGTAAGGGCGGAGTGGCGCTTGTTCTGGCTCTGCAATGCCCTGTTCTGGGTGCCTTTCTTCGTGATGATGTTCTCCGCGAAGTGGGACATCGATTGGATCCGGGCCGCGCTGGGAGCGGAGGGGATGGCCAGCATGGAGCAGATGTACGGCGGGCAGGAGCAGCAGATCAGCCATCTGCGGAGCGAGTATGGCTCGAACTTCATGATGTTCGCCTTCTACATCCAGAACAACGTGGGGATCGATTTCCAGATCTTCGCGGGCGGGATCGTGGCCTGCCTCGGCACCATCTTCTTCCTCATCTACA contains:
- a CDS encoding MFS transporter, whose protein sequence is MENPIAREILGEQEQRAVLRKITLRLVPLLFICYIVAYIDRINVGFAKDHLREPLGIDPAVLGTVFGTGAGLFFIGYFLFEVPSNLALQRFGARVWIARIMIVWGLVSMCFIFVKGTTSFYLLRFLLGAAEAGFFPGIILYLTYWFPAKERAKTMALFALGGVAAGVVGSPISSALLEMDGIMNWPGWKWLFLIEAIPAVLLGLVVLLCLPNGPSEARWLPAREKQWLLQTLEDEAKVAAGGRKTRLRDAFTSPQVWQLTFIYFLINVAGYGFEFWLPSIVKKLSDRSDSLVGVINMIPYIAAGIAMVVVGRNSDRKGERTSYIGIAAFCSAIGFTAAAVLDNPFLAIAALTLAFAGQKSTLGPFWALGASALSGTAAAGGIALINSIGNLGGYVGPKIVGVITDKTGSSITAMFVLGGAMLVMGLFAFGLSLTGRFRRDLPVPLPTEER
- a CDS encoding ferritin-like domain-containing protein, producing the protein MITNLEQLYFDQLRDLYSAESQLVAALPDLTNSVTDPELKKSFQKHMGETRMHRARLQDIFCRHGLNPGGEECEAVRGLIREARKHAGRTRSGSVRDAVLIAATNRIEHYEIAGYGTARAFAECLGYTEDADILGTTLEEESDADEAFTRIATGGLFSRGLNEIAAGV
- a CDS encoding RDD family protein, producing the protein MEESAGRIDTLQAIELAEGVEVRLRIAGPLLRGMALAIDVAIEIGVLIAAGIILGMAGIAVGGNVALGAMQLVWFFVSWWFPVFFEASRRGATPGKRAMGLRVVQTSGAPITFGQSVLRNFLRTADSMPFLGAGFIGFPTLGFGLATCLATRRFQRLGDLAAGTVVIYDRVLPEPALPSPPPMEAARPAVALRPEEVRAVVAFRERAGLWSEGRRAEIADHATELTGSKGNLGVSRMMAIAHWLQEKR
- a CDS encoding stage II sporulation protein M, whose protein sequence is MSPGSFEERRAADWVELDRQITAVEKGKPEAGVDELPRRFREACADLALARHRMYPAQLIERLNTLVIRGYKLLYRSRKRGWEAALRFAVSGFPQAVRAEWRLFWLCNALFWVPFFVMMFSAKWDIDWIRAALGAEGMASMEQMYGGQEQQISHLRSEYGSNFMMFAFYIQNNVGIDFQIFAGGIVACLGTIFFLIYNGIHIGAAAGYVDYACNPESFWSFVAGHSSYELLGMVVAGMAGMRLGMGVLKPGRLPRGRAMAEAAKRALPLIYGAGVMTAMAAVVEGFWSAEPIDVQVKYAVGIAGWVLHVAYFLFVGRGARAA